A stretch of Thermoanaerobaculum aquaticum DNA encodes these proteins:
- a CDS encoding Mrp/NBP35 family ATP-binding protein — MVTEQQVLEVLRAVKFPGLTRDIVSFGFVKGVRIEGEKLAVEIRLTTANREAGPQVERDAREVLSKLEGVRQLDLKVTVEAPGQAAVAPQVLPGVRYKVAVASGKGGVGKSTVAANLALALKQLNLDVGLLDADIYGPSQHLMMGCVDPPRVTEDEKILPVNGNGVKVMSLGFLLDPDTPVIWRGPMVMKALQQFVEDVAWGELDILVVDLPPGTGDAQLTITQQLPLDGAIIVTTPQDVALIDARKGLFMFQKVNVPVLGVVENMSAFLCPHCGYRTEIFKSGGGRRTAEELGVPFLGEIPIDPEVVVTGDAGRPIVAARPDSPAAQAFDRLARAVVEALGGRIRR; from the coding sequence ATGGTCACGGAACAGCAGGTCCTGGAGGTGTTGCGGGCGGTGAAGTTCCCGGGTCTCACCCGGGACATCGTGTCTTTTGGCTTCGTCAAGGGCGTGCGCATTGAGGGCGAAAAGCTTGCGGTGGAAATCCGCCTCACCACCGCCAACCGGGAAGCGGGGCCGCAGGTGGAGCGGGATGCCCGGGAGGTGCTTTCCAAGCTCGAGGGCGTGAGGCAGCTTGACCTCAAAGTTACGGTGGAAGCCCCGGGGCAAGCGGCAGTTGCGCCCCAGGTGTTGCCGGGGGTGCGGTACAAGGTGGCGGTGGCTTCAGGCAAGGGCGGGGTGGGCAAGTCCACGGTGGCGGCTAACCTGGCGCTGGCCCTCAAGCAGCTCAACCTGGATGTGGGCCTTTTGGATGCCGACATTTACGGGCCTTCCCAGCACCTCATGATGGGTTGCGTGGACCCCCCACGGGTCACCGAGGACGAAAAGATCCTGCCGGTGAACGGCAACGGCGTGAAGGTCATGTCCCTGGGTTTCCTTCTGGACCCCGATACCCCGGTGATCTGGCGGGGCCCCATGGTCATGAAGGCGCTGCAGCAGTTCGTGGAGGACGTGGCCTGGGGTGAGCTGGACATCCTGGTGGTGGACCTACCCCCGGGCACCGGCGACGCCCAGCTCACCATCACCCAGCAGTTACCGCTGGACGGGGCCATCATCGTCACCACCCCCCAGGACGTGGCGCTCATCGATGCCCGCAAGGGGCTTTTCATGTTTCAAAAGGTCAACGTGCCGGTTTTGGGGGTGGTGGAAAACATGTCGGCTTTCCTTTGCCCCCACTGCGGCTACCGCACAGAAATCTTCAAATCGGGAGGGGGGCGCCGCACCGCCGAGGAACTGGGGGTGCCGTTTTTAGGGGAAATCCCCATTGATCCCGAGGTGGTGGTCACCGGCGATGCGGGGAGACCCATCGTCGCCGCCCGCCCCGACTCGCCGGCGGCTCAGGCTTTTGACCGGCTGGCCCGAGCGGTGGTGGAGGCTCTGGGCGGGCGCATCCGCAGGTAA
- a CDS encoding metal-sulfur cluster assembly factor — protein sequence MLTEERVWEALATVMDPEIPFSIVDLGLVYGVWVLPPDAVKVQVTLTVRGCPLIHRITDDIREAVSRHTGAKQVAVEVVWDPPWNPAMASPEVQKRMGWA from the coding sequence ATGCTCACCGAAGAAAGGGTTTGGGAAGCGCTAGCTACCGTCATGGACCCGGAAATCCCGTTTTCCATCGTGGACTTGGGGCTGGTGTACGGGGTTTGGGTTTTGCCGCCGGATGCGGTGAAGGTGCAGGTGACGCTCACGGTTCGCGGCTGCCCGCTGATCCACCGCATTACCGACGATATTCGGGAAGCGGTAAGCCGCCACACCGGGGCCAAACAGGTGGCGGTGGAGGTGGTTTGGGATCCACCCTGGAACCCGGCCATGGCCTCGCCGGAAGTGCAAAAGCGGATGGGTTGGGCGTAG
- a CDS encoding lysophospholipid acyltransferase family protein, whose translation MVVLRLLHTILAFTVAVVDTVIMGAYGTLVGFLPPKGDWTRNGARLWARIILWACGVRLRVEGAEKLPTDTPVVFMANHESWLDIPALLVAIPGQVRFLAKKSLFSVPFLGWAMRAMGFIPVDRENRRQAIRSFEEAADRIRAGRSVLVFPEETRTPTGELLPFQRGGFLIALKAQLPIVPVGLQGPRRILPKKHYLLRPGTITVRFGEPVLTAGLGVTAKESLMARVREAVDALRTGREAAGLEVVH comes from the coding sequence GTGGTGGTCTTGAGACTTCTCCACACCATTCTGGCCTTTACCGTGGCCGTGGTGGATACCGTAATCATGGGTGCTTACGGCACCTTGGTGGGTTTCTTGCCGCCCAAAGGGGATTGGACCAGGAACGGCGCCCGGCTTTGGGCCCGCATCATCCTTTGGGCCTGCGGGGTGCGCCTGCGGGTGGAGGGGGCGGAAAAGCTCCCCACCGATACCCCCGTGGTGTTCATGGCCAACCACGAAAGCTGGTTGGACATCCCCGCGCTTTTGGTGGCAATTCCCGGTCAGGTGCGGTTCTTGGCCAAGAAATCGCTGTTTTCTGTTCCCTTCCTGGGTTGGGCCATGCGCGCCATGGGCTTTATCCCGGTGGATCGGGAAAACCGCCGGCAAGCCATCCGTTCCTTTGAGGAAGCCGCCGACCGCATCCGCGCCGGCCGCTCGGTCCTGGTGTTCCCCGAAGAAACCCGAACCCCAACCGGTGAGCTGCTGCCGTTCCAGCGGGGTGGGTTTCTCATTGCGCTGAAAGCGCAGCTACCCATCGTTCCGGTGGGCCTGCAAGGACCGCGGCGGATTCTGCCCAAGAAGCACTACCTTTTGCGTCCGGGGACCATTACCGTGCGCTTTGGCGAACCGGTGCTCACCGCCGGGTTGGGGGTTACGGCAAAGGAATCGCTCATGGCGCGGGTGCGTGAAGCGGTGGATGCCCTGCGCACGGGAAGGGAAGCGGCAGGCCTAGAGGTTGTTCACTGA
- the ftsH gene encoding ATP-dependent zinc metalloprotease FtsH, giving the protein MNQNVKNVMLFLVVLVLVVVLWNWVTTTRAATQEIPFSEFLDRVDKGQVSEVLIRGEEILGRSQQAPPRPFGQRPYEFITYSPGYPDLVKALREKGVKIKAEPPSQGSFWTGLISWLPFLLLLGMWWVFFRQMQMGGNKALAFGKSRARMLTPDQKRVTFKDVAGVDEAKEELQEIIEFLKNPQKFAKLGGKIPKGVLLMGPPGTGKTLLAKAVAGEAEVPFFSISGSDFVEMFVGVGASRVRDLFEQGKKNAPCIIFIDEIDAVGRHRGAGLGGGHDEREQTLNALLVEMDGFESNEGVILIAATNRPDVLDPALLRPGRFDRRIVVNRPDLNGRLEILKVHTAKIKLADDVSLEVLARSTPGFSGADIANLVNEAALRAARLNKQAVEMEDFEYAKDKVMMGAERRSLALSEEEKRIVAYHEGGHALVAALLPNADPLHKVTIIPRGMALGLTQQLPEEDRYLLPKSYLEDELTVLLGGRIAEELVFGPDKVTTGAGNDLERATELARKMVCEWGMSNMGPLTFGKREEAIFLGKEFARHQDYSESTAVAIDSEIKRLVEEAYRRAQELVQKHRPVLDRIAEALLEREVLEGEEVYQLVSEFTGVPVEKLKGPGRPTPAVAAVSS; this is encoded by the coding sequence GTGAACCAAAACGTCAAGAACGTAATGCTGTTTTTGGTGGTGCTGGTGTTGGTGGTGGTGCTTTGGAACTGGGTCACCACCACCCGCGCCGCCACCCAGGAAATTCCCTTTTCGGAGTTTTTGGACCGGGTGGACAAGGGGCAGGTGAGCGAGGTGCTCATCCGCGGGGAGGAAATCCTCGGGCGGAGCCAACAAGCCCCGCCCCGCCCTTTCGGGCAGCGCCCCTACGAGTTCATCACCTACTCCCCGGGTTACCCGGATTTGGTTAAGGCCCTGCGGGAAAAGGGCGTGAAGATCAAAGCCGAGCCTCCCTCCCAGGGTTCCTTTTGGACAGGGCTCATCTCCTGGTTGCCCTTTCTGCTGCTTTTGGGCATGTGGTGGGTGTTTTTCCGGCAAATGCAAATGGGGGGCAACAAAGCCCTGGCCTTTGGCAAGTCCCGGGCCCGCATGCTCACCCCCGATCAAAAGCGGGTGACCTTCAAGGACGTGGCCGGGGTGGATGAAGCCAAGGAGGAGCTTCAGGAAATCATCGAGTTTTTGAAAAACCCCCAGAAGTTCGCCAAGCTCGGCGGCAAGATCCCCAAGGGCGTGCTGCTCATGGGACCCCCAGGCACGGGCAAAACCCTGCTGGCCAAGGCGGTAGCGGGCGAAGCCGAGGTGCCGTTTTTCTCCATTTCCGGTTCGGACTTCGTGGAGATGTTCGTGGGGGTAGGAGCCAGCCGGGTTCGGGACCTCTTTGAGCAGGGCAAGAAGAACGCCCCCTGCATCATCTTCATTGACGAAATTGATGCCGTGGGCCGGCACCGGGGTGCCGGGCTCGGAGGCGGCCACGACGAACGGGAGCAAACCCTCAACGCCCTGCTGGTGGAAATGGACGGCTTTGAGTCCAACGAAGGGGTGATCCTCATTGCCGCCACCAACCGCCCGGACGTGTTGGATCCGGCGCTTTTGCGTCCCGGGCGCTTTGACCGTCGTATCGTGGTGAACCGCCCGGACCTTAACGGCCGGCTGGAGATCCTCAAGGTACACACCGCCAAAATTAAGCTGGCGGACGATGTTTCACTGGAGGTGCTGGCCCGCTCCACCCCGGGGTTTTCGGGAGCTGATATTGCCAACCTGGTGAACGAGGCGGCGTTACGGGCAGCCAGGCTCAACAAGCAAGCGGTGGAAATGGAGGACTTCGAGTACGCCAAGGACAAGGTGATGATGGGGGCGGAGCGCCGCTCGCTGGCCCTGTCCGAGGAGGAAAAGCGCATTGTGGCCTACCACGAAGGGGGGCACGCCCTGGTGGCGGCGCTTTTGCCCAACGCCGATCCTCTCCACAAGGTCACGATCATCCCCCGAGGCATGGCCCTGGGCTTGACCCAACAGCTGCCTGAGGAGGACCGCTACCTCTTGCCCAAGAGCTACCTGGAGGATGAGCTCACGGTGCTGTTGGGTGGCCGCATTGCCGAGGAGCTGGTGTTTGGCCCGGACAAGGTCACCACTGGCGCCGGCAACGACCTGGAGCGGGCTACGGAGCTGGCCCGCAAGATGGTGTGCGAGTGGGGGATGTCCAACATGGGTCCCCTTACCTTTGGCAAGCGTGAGGAAGCCATTTTCCTGGGCAAGGAGTTTGCCCGCCATCAGGACTACTCGGAGTCCACGGCGGTGGCGATTGACAGCGAGATCAAGCGCCTGGTGGAGGAGGCCTACCGGCGGGCTCAAGAGCTGGTGCAAAAGCACCGGCCGGTGCTGGACCGCATTGCCGAGGCCCTGCTGGAGCGCGAGGTGCTGGAAGGGGAAGAGGTGTACCAGCTGGTGTCGGAGTTCACCGGCGTGCCGGTGGAAAAGCTCAAAGGACCTGGCCGCCCAACCCCAGCGGTGGCAGCGGTGTCCAGCTAG
- a CDS encoding phosphoribosyltransferase, which produces MGTPREIVPPEAIAERVKALGRKIAEDYAGKDLVLVGILKGATFFLADLLRAIPMSVRYELVNVTKSGGGHYEVIELAFATRIHITGAHTLILKDICHSGVTENYLLTHLAQQQPASLEVVAMVNKPE; this is translated from the coding sequence ATGGGAACGCCACGGGAAATCGTCCCTCCCGAGGCCATAGCGGAACGGGTCAAGGCCCTGGGGCGGAAGATCGCCGAGGACTACGCCGGCAAGGATTTGGTGCTGGTGGGCATCCTTAAAGGCGCCACGTTCTTCTTGGCCGATTTGCTGCGCGCCATTCCCATGTCGGTGCGTTACGAGCTGGTGAACGTCACCAAAAGCGGGGGCGGGCACTACGAGGTGATCGAGTTGGCCTTTGCCACCCGCATCCACATTACTGGGGCGCACACCTTGATCCTCAAGGACATTTGCCACTCGGGGGTGACCGAAAACTACCTCTTGACCCATTTGGCCCAACAGCAACCGGCTTCCTTGGAAGTGGTGGCCATGGTGAATAAGCCGGAGC
- a CDS encoding aminotransferase class III-fold pyridoxal phosphate-dependent enzyme, with product MAPRTDELLAQAKELAPIVAHRGQQGLLLAKAQGCRVFDADNVGFVDLTCGGGSCLLGYANQYVLDAVRKATTLGLASGFASTAEVELAEACSEFLPNYAPWVFTSSETEAFELALRFCRRHTGRMRLVVFDGNRSGAVETLQVIPGGPVGLSLPKISGLLPELARTVRVVPWGNAEALGRVLEEVGVDTAAVLLDPIASQFGVIPPDPGFLQKVRELTRNVGALLVLDETLTGFRVDRGGANQAFHIDADVLVLGGVLGGGVSSLGAVAFAKHLEVTVAEEVAPPPSPLAVSAAVATLSVLRNDAGYLRLEERSVQLETGVQALAEKFERPLRVNRVGSIFSFSFSRQGVRDAASAAACDQATYRRFYEAVKDNGALLPAKSPAPAFLSLAHGVKDVEAILQAMEAALRKMQKEDEA from the coding sequence ATGGCACCGCGAACGGATGAGCTTTTGGCCCAGGCCAAGGAACTAGCCCCCATCGTTGCCCACCGCGGGCAACAGGGCTTGCTTTTGGCCAAGGCTCAGGGCTGCCGGGTCTTCGATGCCGACAACGTGGGCTTCGTGGACCTCACCTGCGGTGGCGGAAGCTGTCTTTTGGGCTACGCCAATCAGTACGTACTGGATGCCGTGCGCAAGGCTACCACCCTGGGTTTGGCCTCGGGGTTTGCCAGCACCGCCGAGGTGGAGCTGGCCGAAGCGTGCAGCGAGTTTTTGCCCAACTACGCCCCCTGGGTGTTCACCAGCAGCGAAACCGAAGCCTTCGAGCTTGCCCTTCGCTTTTGCCGCCGCCATACGGGGCGGATGCGGTTGGTGGTCTTCGACGGTAACCGTTCGGGGGCGGTGGAAACTCTCCAGGTGATCCCCGGCGGTCCCGTGGGGCTTTCGCTGCCCAAGATTTCCGGCTTGCTGCCGGAGCTGGCCCGCACCGTGCGGGTGGTGCCCTGGGGCAACGCCGAGGCCCTGGGACGGGTGCTGGAAGAGGTGGGGGTAGACACCGCCGCTGTGCTTTTGGACCCCATTGCCAGCCAGTTTGGGGTGATCCCCCCCGACCCGGGTTTCCTGCAAAAGGTCCGGGAACTCACCCGCAACGTTGGGGCGCTTTTGGTGCTGGACGAAACCCTCACCGGCTTCCGCGTGGACCGGGGGGGCGCCAACCAGGCCTTCCACATTGATGCCGACGTGCTGGTTTTGGGGGGCGTGCTGGGCGGTGGCGTGAGCAGCCTGGGGGCGGTGGCCTTTGCCAAGCACCTGGAGGTGACAGTGGCGGAAGAGGTGGCTCCGCCGCCTTCGCCCCTGGCGGTGTCAGCGGCCGTAGCCACCCTTTCGGTGTTGCGCAACGATGCTGGCTACCTGCGCTTGGAGGAACGCTCGGTACAGCTGGAAACCGGCGTGCAGGCGCTGGCGGAAAAGTTCGAGCGGCCGCTGCGGGTAAACCGTGTGGGCTCGATCTTTTCCTTCAGCTTCTCGCGCCAGGGGGTGCGGGATGCGGCTTCAGCTGCGGCTTGCGACCAGGCCACCTATCGGCGGTTTTACGAAGCGGTCAAAGACAACGGCGCCCTGCTCCCCGCCAAAAGCCCAGCACCGGCCTTTCTCTCCTTGGCCCACGGGGTAAAAGACGTAGAAGCCATCCTCCAGGCCATGGAAGCGGCCCTTCGCAAGATGCAAAAGGAAGACGAGGCGTAA
- a CDS encoding response regulator — protein MQVLVADDSRIFRVLVKELLEEKGVTVFEAADGKQALDAALAYRPELLILDALMPRLSGFDVIAKLKEKLPEYQPKVFIVTAVYKSYRWESEAKTVYKVDEYLEKPLEPETLLAALRRHFPGENF, from the coding sequence ATGCAGGTTCTGGTGGCTGACGACAGCCGGATCTTTCGGGTTTTGGTGAAGGAGCTCCTGGAGGAAAAGGGGGTTACGGTGTTTGAGGCGGCGGACGGCAAACAGGCGCTGGACGCCGCCCTGGCCTACCGCCCCGAGCTTTTGATCCTGGACGCCCTCATGCCCCGGCTTTCCGGTTTTGATGTGATTGCCAAGCTCAAGGAAAAGCTTCCTGAGTACCAACCCAAGGTTTTCATCGTCACCGCGGTGTACAAGAGCTACCGCTGGGAATCGGAAGCCAAGACGGTTTACAAGGTGGACGAGTATTTGGAAAAACCCTTGGAACCCGAAACCCTGCTGGCTGCTCTCCGGCGCCACTTCCCTGGGGAAAACTTCTAA
- a CDS encoding STAS domain-containing protein, which translates to MKGSFRDVQGVRVLDLSGKITIGAGDVELRRLVEEALAAGKTNILVNLKDVTHIDSSGIGELVACFTTVKRRGGSMKLVNLPPKINDILQVTQLITVFDVFDNEAEALQSFQA; encoded by the coding sequence ATGAAAGGGAGTTTTCGCGACGTACAAGGCGTAAGGGTGCTGGATTTGTCCGGGAAAATCACCATCGGTGCTGGGGATGTGGAGCTTCGGCGCCTGGTGGAAGAGGCTTTGGCGGCGGGCAAGACCAACATCCTGGTGAACCTCAAGGACGTGACCCATATTGACTCTTCCGGGATCGGGGAGTTGGTGGCGTGCTTTACTACCGTCAAGCGGCGGGGCGGGAGCATGAAGCTGGTGAACCTGCCTCCCAAGATCAACGACATCCTGCAGGTCACCCAACTCATCACGGTGTTTGACGTCTTCGACAACGAAGCGGAAGCGCTGCAGAGCTTTCAAGCTTGA
- a CDS encoding ATP-binding protein: MTVEAKISIFSAYENIELAEKMLFEVARAKVNEEDLYWAAMALREALANAIKHGNKLNPEKRVFVTIQLEEGQELRMIVEDEGEGFDPGRLSDPRSPENLLKDSGRGVFYIRHFMDEVSFDRSASGGTKVELRKKLARRSA, from the coding sequence ATGACCGTGGAAGCGAAAATTTCCATTTTCTCGGCGTATGAGAACATTGAGCTTGCGGAAAAAATGCTCTTTGAAGTGGCCCGCGCCAAGGTCAACGAGGAAGACCTCTACTGGGCGGCTATGGCCTTGCGGGAAGCCCTGGCTAACGCCATCAAACATGGCAACAAGCTTAACCCGGAAAAGCGGGTTTTTGTTACCATTCAACTGGAGGAAGGGCAGGAGCTCAGGATGATCGTGGAGGACGAGGGGGAAGGCTTCGACCCCGGACGCCTCAGCGATCCCCGAAGCCCCGAAAACTTGCTCAAGGACAGTGGCCGGGGGGTTTTTTACATCCGCCACTTTATGGATGAGGTGAGCTTCGACCGCTCCGCAAGCGGTGGGACTAAGGTCGAGCTTAGGAAGAAGTTGGCAAGGAGGAGCGCATGA
- a CDS encoding peptidylprolyl isomerase yields the protein MNAWIVVFLLLPLVAFGQTNPRVRLETNQGVMVLELYPDKAPKTVANFLAYVQSGFYNGTIFHRVVPGFVIQGGGFDTAFRQKPTKPPVENEATNKLSNLRGTVAMARTAEVHSATSQFFINLKDNTFLDHRETTPRGYGYCVFGRVVEGMEVADAIAKIPTGPGGPFPAEVPQQPVVILKAEVLANPPKP from the coding sequence GTGAACGCTTGGATTGTGGTTTTTTTGCTGTTGCCTTTGGTTGCCTTCGGTCAAACCAACCCTCGAGTTCGTCTGGAAACCAACCAGGGGGTGATGGTGCTGGAGCTTTACCCAGACAAAGCCCCTAAAACCGTGGCCAACTTCCTGGCCTACGTGCAGTCGGGCTTTTACAACGGCACGATCTTCCATCGGGTGGTGCCGGGCTTTGTCATTCAAGGGGGAGGGTTTGATACCGCTTTCCGGCAAAAGCCCACCAAACCCCCGGTGGAAAACGAAGCCACCAATAAGCTTTCCAACCTGCGGGGCACAGTGGCCATGGCCCGCACCGCCGAGGTCCACTCCGCCACCAGCCAGTTCTTCATCAACTTGAAGGACAACACCTTCCTGGACCATCGGGAGACCACCCCGCGGGGCTACGGCTACTGCGTGTTTGGGCGGGTGGTGGAGGGCATGGAGGTGGCCGACGCCATTGCCAAGATCCCCACCGGCCCGGGTGGTCCCTTCCCTGCCGAAGTGCCGCAACAGCCGGTGGTGATCCTCAAGGCTGAGGTGCTGGCCAATCCACCCAAACCGTAA
- a CDS encoding serine/threonine-protein kinase, with translation MGAEPKAIGRFEIEGVLGRGAMGVVYLARDPVIGRKVALKTLVLPEGADEAEEFRIRFLREAQAAGILNHPGIVTVYDAGVDEATGLSYIAMEFVEGKSLRDLMRQGYPFSYSDVARIGAALAVALDYAHAKGVVHRDIKPANILITDQGAVKITDFGVARLATSSLTTTGQFIGTPNYMSPEQVTGSPVDGRSDLFSLGVVLFELLTGKRPFAGESVTEVSYKIVHEPPPVPSQLRPGLPPAFNPIILKLLEKKPENRYARGLEVARALEALRRVLAGTGEIPVPRVPEGEPAATAASQAVVVKPEMAATATKATVLAEGGEKQEEKEETPSIWRLPIATRWVVILLAAVLLPPLVTVAVLYGKIDRGPFAGPPPGEPARRHQLAMTVRQAALLLSQDPERSLGLLAPVWDQAPQSPAARAVAEKAREALAHRQELATQQAKIQALLDEGMGLLRQGRVTQARQAFQAVLELDPENVLAQRGLELSRGGGGSRPGEAQVQRLGQAAQSTPVGGSARLELYFNSPLSNGEFELELDGALLGRKAFDFGSKGFLGIRKRGTGIVEDAFPVNAGGHKLLVRLKGERGEVLGEQVFTVQFAAGGRYVLRVEMFSEKEVPRFSLSARK, from the coding sequence ATGGGTGCGGAACCGAAGGCCATAGGCCGGTTTGAAATCGAGGGGGTTTTGGGGCGTGGGGCCATGGGGGTGGTGTACCTGGCCCGGGACCCGGTCATTGGCCGCAAAGTGGCCCTGAAAACCCTGGTGCTTCCCGAAGGGGCTGACGAAGCCGAGGAGTTCCGCATTCGGTTTTTGCGGGAGGCGCAAGCGGCGGGCATCCTCAACCACCCGGGCATCGTCACCGTGTACGACGCCGGAGTGGATGAGGCCACTGGCCTTTCCTATATTGCCATGGAGTTCGTGGAGGGCAAGAGCCTGCGCGACCTCATGCGCCAGGGCTACCCGTTTTCCTACTCTGATGTGGCGCGCATCGGTGCAGCTTTGGCGGTGGCCTTGGATTACGCCCATGCCAAAGGCGTGGTGCACCGGGATATCAAGCCCGCCAATATTCTCATTACCGACCAGGGGGCGGTGAAGATCACCGATTTTGGGGTGGCGCGGCTTGCCACCTCCAGCCTCACCACCACCGGGCAGTTCATCGGCACCCCCAACTACATGTCCCCCGAGCAGGTGACCGGCTCGCCGGTGGATGGGCGGTCGGACCTCTTTTCCTTGGGTGTGGTGCTTTTTGAGCTGCTCACCGGTAAGCGGCCCTTTGCCGGTGAAAGCGTCACCGAGGTTTCCTACAAGATCGTGCACGAACCACCGCCGGTGCCTTCGCAGCTCCGTCCGGGTCTGCCCCCGGCTTTTAACCCGATCATCCTCAAGCTTCTGGAAAAAAAGCCGGAAAACCGCTACGCCCGGGGCCTGGAGGTAGCTCGTGCCCTGGAAGCCCTCCGCCGGGTGCTGGCGGGAACCGGGGAAATTCCGGTTCCCCGGGTTCCCGAGGGCGAGCCAGCCGCCACTGCCGCTTCGCAAGCGGTGGTGGTCAAGCCGGAAATGGCAGCCACCGCCACCAAGGCCACGGTTTTGGCGGAAGGTGGGGAAAAGCAGGAAGAGAAGGAGGAGACCCCCTCCATTTGGCGGCTGCCCATTGCCACCCGCTGGGTGGTGATCCTGCTGGCTGCTGTCCTGCTGCCGCCCCTGGTGACGGTGGCGGTGCTTTACGGCAAGATTGACCGCGGTCCCTTTGCCGGGCCTCCCCCTGGCGAGCCGGCCCGCCGCCATCAGCTGGCCATGACGGTGCGGCAGGCGGCTTTGTTGCTTTCCCAGGACCCCGAAAGGAGCCTTGGTCTTTTGGCACCGGTTTGGGACCAAGCTCCCCAAAGCCCGGCGGCTCGAGCGGTGGCCGAGAAAGCCCGGGAAGCCCTGGCCCATCGTCAGGAATTGGCAACCCAGCAGGCCAAAATCCAAGCGCTCCTGGACGAGGGCATGGGGCTTTTGCGCCAGGGGCGGGTGACCCAGGCCAGGCAGGCGTTTCAAGCCGTGCTGGAGCTGGATCCGGAAAACGTGCTGGCGCAAAGGGGGTTGGAGCTTTCCCGGGGGGGTGGGGGGTCACGTCCGGGGGAAGCCCAGGTGCAGCGGTTGGGGCAGGCGGCGCAATCCACCCCGGTGGGTGGTTCCGCTCGCCTGGAGCTTTACTTCAACTCGCCTTTGAGCAATGGGGAGTTTGAGCTGGAGCTGGACGGGGCCCTTTTGGGGCGCAAGGCCTTTGACTTTGGCAGCAAGGGTTTCTTGGGCATCCGCAAGCGGGGCACCGGCATCGTGGAAGATGCCTTTCCCGTTAATGCGGGAGGGCACAAGCTTTTGGTGCGGCTCAAAGGCGAGCGGGGGGAGGTGCTGGGGGAGCAGGTCTTTACCGTTCAGTTTGCGGCCGGTGGCCGTTACGTGCTGCGGGTGGAGATGTTTTCGGAAAAGGAAGTGCCGCGCTTTTCCCTTTCGGCGCGCAAATAA
- a CDS encoding septum formation initiator family protein, which yields MALRPFRFLRLLGLVVVLAYWAWNYPRAQRELLEARKEWEELQAKRQALVEQVAQLRREVESLERDAESRSRAARELLGVAGTQEKVVILSQP from the coding sequence GTGGCTCTTCGCCCGTTCCGCTTCTTGAGGCTTTTGGGCCTGGTTGTGGTGCTCGCCTACTGGGCGTGGAACTACCCCAGGGCCCAGAGGGAGCTTTTGGAAGCTCGCAAGGAGTGGGAAGAGTTGCAAGCCAAAAGGCAAGCCCTGGTGGAGCAGGTGGCGCAACTGCGGCGTGAGGTGGAAAGCCTGGAACGCGACGCGGAAAGTCGCTCCCGGGCGGCCCGGGAGCTTCTGGGGGTGGCGGGAACGCAGGAAAAGGTCGTGATCCTCTCCCAGCCTTAG